From the Cucumis sativus cultivar 9930 chromosome 5, Cucumber_9930_V3, whole genome shotgun sequence genome, the window AGAAGGGATGGGTGGAGGTGGAAAGTTGCTACTGGAGGTAAGCTACCCTAGGATTTTACAGCAACTAAATATGGCATGCTTGTCATGTTTTCTTAATGAACTGCTAGTTTGTAATAACTGCTGTCTTTAGGAGCTGTTgtatatttgtgtttattttctatgtttaaaactcaaaaggtaaagtttcttttctttctatcttttaaCCTTTTAGATTGGGGTGGGATAACAAACTTTTAAAGGTTATTAGTTTTTGTTGTAGCTGTTCtatatttgtgtttgattGATATTTGTTTCTCAATGGTGTCTCTCAGATCAAGTATAGGACttttgatgaaattgaagatGACAAACGATGGTGGAGAGTCCCCTTCATTTCTGAATTTCTTCGCAGTAGTGGTTTTGTTTCTGCATTAAACAAGGTTGTTGGATCTGACACCGTGCCCGTGCGTCAGTTTGTAGAATATGCTTTTGGAAAGTTAAAGTCATTCAATGATGAGTACCAATCAAATCATCTTTTATTAACGAAGAGAAACGATGAAGAGGACACATCTTCAAACGTGCAGACAAATACCGAAGTCTCTATAACTGATACAAACTATCCCATAGAAGGAAAATCTGATGAAGTTGAAATAAGCAATAATACTGTTGAAAGTGGACAGTCGCTGAAAGAAGTGACACAAGGTCTCTTAGCAATGCAATTCGATAAACAATTTTGGACAAACTTGGCTGATGtaacaaaccaaaatattgTCAAGAAGCTAGGTCTTCCTGCCCCTGAGAAATTAAAGTGGGATGGATTTGAGTTACTAAATAAAATTGGTATGGAGGCGCGAAAGAGTGCTGAAGCAGGTTATATCGAATCAGGCCTTGCAACACCCAAAAGTCTGGATGTCGATCATGAACAGAAGAACATTAGAATGGTGGACTCAACACTAACTGATGTGAAGAAAGTAACAAGAGATCTATTAAGTCAAACCGAGTCAGTTTTAGGGGGATTGATGGTTCTGACAGCAACAATTTCTCAATTGAACAAGGAAGCACAGCTCATAGGAAAGAAAGATACTAAAGATGAGGGCTCAAAAAAATTCGGAGAAAAGGTTGGTGGTTCAGGGGATGGATCATTGTTGGATAATAGGAATTCTGAGGAAATGAAAGCACTATTCGCAACTGCAGAAAGCGCCATGGAAGCTTGGGCAATGCTTGCGATGTCACTTGGCCATCCTAGTTTCATAAAGTcagaatttgaaaagttatgtttctTAGATAACGAGTCTACAGACACGCAGGTaaactatttggtttttgaatgGCTCTAATATTTGTGAAGTTGTCTCTAATTTTGGTGATTCAATGGCATAGCATTAGCAAATTGTCCCAATGTTATTTGCAATCCTAACTGTAGGAGTCTACAGGTTGCAATTTGGCGTGATTTTATGCGGAGGAAACTTGTTGTTGCCTTCAGGGGCACAGAACAAGTAGGTTATTCTATTATGTTGATATTCTGTTCTCTGGTGTTCAACTTTCCGTgtaatatttctattttgacTTCTCCAGTCAAGATGGAAGGACTTGAGAACAGACCTGATGCTAGTCCCTGCAGGgtacttatttttctttccctgAAGGATAATCCTTTGTCCGCTACTTTGCATATTTATCATTCTCCTTGTTTCTTATGGAATGActgataataataaagaacGTTGTGCATGGGATAATTCTCTAGAATAAAAGGccatataatttgaaaactgTGGTAGTGCAGTTTATTCTggttaactaatttaattcaaGGGAAAGAGAACTATTGAGTTGAGATGTCTGAGTGTACTTGCTGATCCTAAAGGCTTAGACCTAATCTCTTCATTGTACCTTATCTCTATGTGttgttattcattttcttaatgatgAGAAGgcttgtttcctttttcattttaagggggaaaagaaaaaagaatttcccATTTCTTTGCACTACATCAAGTTGTATATTATTTGACTATTGGATCTCAGGAGGGGCTATTCTACTCTGCATTCTTTGGATTTAAGATAGAAAGACCCTCTCTTGCTATTGAAGTTTAGGTAGAAAGAAGCTAATTCGGAGAGTACTTTTTCCATTCCATAGTTGGTACAGTTATAACACAACTTGGCTATAATATTTCAGCAAGCAGGGACCAAAAAACGTTAAATGATTGAGTATATGGATCTCTGAAGGCTTCAAAGCTTATGTCAACAAAATGACGTTTGTTATGTTTTCATATCAGCGTCAATTTCACAAACTTCTAATATgtcatctattttcttttgacttAGGTTAAATCCTGAAAGGATAAGTGGAGATTTCAACGAGGAAATTCAagtaagaaatatttttattatattacagGATATGTATTGTTCTGAACTCAATGCACTGCAGTCTTCCTGTAATGTTTAACGATGAAGATCTGATTATTCCAGGTTCACAGTGGTTTCTTAAGTGCGTATGATTCAGTACG encodes:
- the LOC101204368 gene encoding uncharacterized protein LOC101204368 isoform X4; the protein is MWCFNWMVRLLKARRNGGEQCIHTKILHRVKWTKQPIWNEDFTLNIKEPSTKYVQVAAWDANLVTPHKRMGNAGINLEFLCDGNSHEVTVELEGMGGGGKLLLEIKYRTFDEIEDDKRWWRVPFISEFLRSSGFVSALNKVVGSDTVPVRQFVEYAFGKLKSFNDEYQSNHLLLTKRNDEEDTSSNVQTNTEVSITDTNYPIEGKSDEVEISNNTVESGQSLKEVTQGLLAMQFDKQFWTNLADVTNQNIVKKLGLPAPEKLKWDGFELLNKIGMEARKSAEAGYIESGLATPKSLDVDHEQKNIRMVDSTLTDVKKVTRDLLSQTESVLGGLMVLTATISQLNKEAQLIGKKDTKDEGSKKFGEKVGGSGDGSLLDNRNSEEMKALFATAESAMEAWAMLAMSLGHPSFIKSEFEKLCFLDNESTDTQVAIWRDFMRRKLVVAFRGTEQSRWKDLRTDLMLVPAGLNPERISGDFNEEIQVHSGFLSAYDSVRMRIISLIKKAIYYNDDRAEPPVKWHVYVTGHSLGGALATLLALELSSSQLARHEAITVTMYNFGSPRVGNRQFAEIYNKKVKDSWRVVNHRDIIPTVPRLMGYCHVAQPVYLAAGDLKDALENVELQADGYEGDVIGESTPDVLVNEFMKGERELVEKLLQTEINIFRSIRDGSALMQHMEDFYYITLLENVRSNYQNVGNSQSDQQA
- the LOC101204368 gene encoding uncharacterized protein LOC101204368 isoform X3, translating into MASFLQNHLNSSLSTSTPNLHWTPNLHPSPRRPHFSAKPRVLTFRVTYKCRLGVSSFRCFCSSGTELQNASLQQRTEPRPFDINLAVILAGFAFEAYTSPPENFGKRELDAAGCTTVYLSESFVRETYDGQLFIKLKKGIDLPAMDPWGTSDPYVVFQLDGQIAKSKTKWGTKQPIWNEDFTLNIKEPSTKYVQVAAWDANLVTPHKRMGNAGINLEFLCDGNSHEVTVELEGMGGGGKLLLEIKYRTFDEIEDDKRWWRVPFISEFLRSSGFVSALNKVVGSDTVPVRQFVEYAFGKLKSFNDEYQSNHLLLTKRNDEEDTSSNVQTNTEVSITDTNYPIEGKSDEVEISNNTVESGQSLKEVTQGLLAMQFDKQFWTNLADVTNQNIVKKLGLPAPEKLKWDGFELLNKIGMEARKSAEAGYIESGLATPKSLDVDHEQKNIRMVDSTLTDVKKVTRDLLSQTESVLGGLMVLTATISQLNKEAQLIGKKDTKDEGSKKFGEKVGGSGDGSLLDNRNSEEMKALFATAESAMEAWAMLAMSLGHPSFIKSEFEKLCFLDNESTDTQVAIWRDFMRRKLVVAFRGTEQSRWKDLRTDLMLVPAGLNPERISGDFNEEIQVHSGFLSAYDSVRMRIISLIKKAIYYNDDRAEPPVKWHVYVTGHSLGGALATLLALELSSSQLARHEAITVTMYNFGSPRVGNRQFAEIYNKFATSSINAKYCRK